The following DNA comes from Burkholderia sp. HI2500.
TTGTTTTCGCGGCCCTGTTTCAGGTGCACGCCGAGGTTGGTGACGAGCACCGTGGTGCGCACGTACATGCTCGACGGCTTCGCGAGCAGCGAGCGGCCGAGCGCGGGCGACGCGAGTTCGAGCACGTAGAAGCCGGGCTTGTCGATCGGCACGCCGACGACCTCGAACGGGCGCAGCGCCTTCGGGTCCGCCTTCGGCAGCGTCAGCGCCTGCACGCCGGGCTGGCCCTTGAGCAGTGTCAGCGAACGCACGTCGATGCGGCGATCCTTCGGCGCGGGCGCCTTTTCGCCGGCTTCGCGCGGCACGTACACGGGATGCTGGCCCTTGCGTTCGAGCAGGCCGGGAATCTGGCGGTCGATCGAGCCGGCCGTCATCGACCAGTTGTCGAAGCGGTCGACCGTGCGCATCCACTGGCGGATCGCGGTGTCGTCGTCGACCTTCAGGTTCGAGAACTGCGCGCCCTGGGTGTTGAGGCCGTCGATATGCAGGTCGGCCTCGACGTTGCGCAGCGTGACGGGCACGAGCGCGGGCGAATCGGGTTCGGCGAAGCGCTCGACGATCCCGAATGTGCCCGACGAGAATTTCGCGAGCGGCGGCATCGGCGCGGTGCGCGTCGCGAGCGGGAACAGGTCGGCGTTCGACAGCGAGCGGTCGGTCACGTCGTGCAGGCCCGACGGCAGTTCGATCGTCAGGCCGGCCTGTTCGGGCAGCGGCGGGTTGAACGTGACGGTGGTGACTTCCTCGCTCTTGTCGTCGGCCGCGAAGGTCGGCGCGAGCGTTCCGTCAGGGCCGCGCAGCTTGATCGCCTCGGCGTGCTTGCGCGAGATCGGCGCGTTGAACGACAGCGTGAGCGGGCGCAGCGGCGTGCAGGGCGCCTTCGCGTTCTCGCGTTCGCACGAGAAGCTCGCGGCGAACGGGGCCCGCACGGTGAAATCGAAGCGGCGCTCCGTTTCGTTCGGGATCCCGCTCGGGCTCGTGACGCCCTTGCCGTACACGAGCTGCATCTTCGCGCTCGCCGGCAGCGCCTGGGCGCACGACAGCGTCAGCACGCGCGCGGCATCCTTCTTCAGGCCGAAGTGATCGAGCAGCGCGTTGCGCGCATCGTCGTCGGCGGCCATGACGGGAATGCGGTTGCCGATGCCGGCCGCTTCGCACCAGATGTTCGCGAGCGCCGAGCGCGGTTCGGCCGGGCCGTTCAGCTTCAGCACGAACATCTGCCGCTCCTCGATCTCGCGCGAGCCGGGGCGGACGTTCACCGGGAACGGGCCGCCCGTCTGGAACGTGAAGCGGCGCGGGCCGCTGGCCGCGTTGCCGGCGACCGAGCGCAACGTGTCGTTGAGCGCGACCGAGCAGCGCACGCCGGGCGGCAGGTCGTTTTCGAAATCGTAAACCCAGGTCTTGTCGTCGAGCCAGTGGCCCTGGCCGCGCGCGGCCGTGGAGTCGTTGCAGGTCACGCGTGCCGGATTCGGCGCGGAGGCCGAGCCGAACGCGACCATCGGTTCGTCGAACTTGACGACGGTTTGCCGGACCTCGGTGACGGTGCCTTGCGGCGACACGCTCACCGTGCGCGCCGCGCCCGCATGCAGCGACAGCGCCGTGGCGCCGCCGAGCGCCGCGACGGCGCCGATGCGCCAGAGCAGCCGGGTGGTGTGGTTGGTTCGTTTTGCTTTGTTCTGTTTGTCGTGCTGCTTCATCGCTCGTTGCCCTTGGAGGGAAGCTTTCTGTTTGATTGCACGGGATTCTAACCGACCGACCTGCGCACGCATCGCACTGCACAGTGTGTCGTCGGCGTGCGACACTGAGGTGCGTGCCGCAGATTTGTCGCGTCAACGACACAAAAATGCAGCGAAATGTCGATTGTCTCGGATTGCGGAACATTTAATGGACTATAAAAAGATTGTTCGATCCGATTTGTGCGCGTACATTTCAGGTCCGCGCCAATGTTTGAGAAATATCAAGCGTGGTTTTCCCGAATCCGGTGTTCGAGAGAAGGAAACATGCACAACGACAACACTCCCCACTCGCGTCGCTCGGGCGACGCAGCCGTAACAGGCATCACACGGCGTCAATGGCTGCAGGGCGCACTGGCGCTGACGGCGGCGGGCCTCACGGGCTCGCTGGCGTTGCGGGCCCTGGCCGACGATCCCGGCACCGCGCCGCTCGATACGTTCATGACGCTCTCCGAAGCAGTGACAGGCAAGAAGGGGTTGAGCCGCGTGCTCGGCCAGCGCTTCCTGCAGGCGTTGCAGAAGGGTTCGTTCAAGACGGCCGACAGCCTGCCGCAACTCGCCGGCGCACTCGCGTCCGGTTCGCTGAATCCCGACCAGGAAGCACTCGCGCTGAAGATTCTTGAAGCGTGGTATCTCGGCATCGTCGATAACGTCGTGATTACCTACGAAGAAGCATTAATGTTCAGCGTCGTATCCGATACGCTCGTGATCCCGTCGTATTGCCCCAACAAACCCGGCTTCTGGGCCGAAAAACCGATCGAGAGGCAAGCCTGATGGCCGATACCGATACGCAAAAGGCCGACGTCGTCGTCGTCGGGTCGGGTGTCGCAGGCGCGATCGTCGCGCACCAGCTCGCGATGGCGGGCAAGTCCGTGATCCTGCTGGAAGCCGGCCCGCGCATGCCGCGCTGGGAAATCGTCGAGCGCTTCCGCAACCAGGTCGACAAGACCGATTTCATGGCGCCGTACCCGTCGAGCGCGTGGGCGCCGCATCCGGAATACGGCCCGCCGAACGACTACCTGATCCTGAAGGGCGAGCACAAGTTCAACTCGCAGTACATCCGCGCGGTAGGCGGCACGACGTGGCACTGGGCCGCGTCGGCGTGGCGCTTCATCCCGAACGACTTCAAGATGAAGACCGTGTACGGCGTCGGCCGCGACTGGCCGATCCAGTACGACGACATCGAGCATTACTACCAGCGCGCCGAAGAGGAACTCGGCGTGTGGGGCCCGGGCCCCGAGGAAGACCTGTACTCGCCGCGCAAGCAGCCGTACCCGATGCCGCCGCTGCCGTTGTCGTTCAACGAGCACACGATCAAGAGCGCGCTCAACGGCTATGACCCGAAGTTCCACGTGGTGACCGAGCCGGTCGCGCGCAACAGCCGCCCGTACGACGGCCGGCCGACGTGTTGCGGGAACAACAACTGCATGCCGATCTGCCCGATCGGCGCGATGTACAACGGCATCGTGCACGTCGAGAAGGCCGAGCAGGCCGGCGCGAAGCTGATCGACAGCGCGGTCGTCTACAAGCTCGAGACCGGGCCGGACAAGCGCATCACCGCCGCGGTCTACAAGGACAAGACGGGCGCCGACCATCGCGTCGAAGGCAAGTACTTCGTGATCGCCGCGAACGGCATCGAGACGCCGAAGATCCTGCTGATGTCCGCGAACCGCGATTTCCCGAACGGTGTCGCGAACAGCTCGGACATGGTCGGCCGCAACCTGATGGACCACCCGGGCACCGGCGTGTCGTTCTACGCGAACGAGAAGCTGTGGCCGGGCCGCGGCCCGCAGGAGATGACGTCGCTGATCGGTTTCCGCGACGGCCCGTTCCGCGCGACCGAAGCCGCGAAGAAGATCCACCTGTCGAACATGTCGCGTATCAACCAGGAAACGCAGAAGATCTTCAAGGCCGGCAAGCTGATGAAGCCCGAGGAGCTCGACGCGCAGATCCGCGACCGTTCCGCGCGCTACGTGCAGTTCGACTGCTTCCACGAAATCCTGCCGCAACCCGAGAACCGCATCGTGCCGAGCAAGACGGCCACCGACGCCGTCGGCATCCCGCGCCCCGAGATCACGTATGCGATCGACGACTACGTGAAGCGCGGCGCCGTGCACACGCGCGAGGTCTACGCGACGGCCGCGAAGGTGCTGGGCGGCACCGAAGTCGTCTTCAACGACGAGTTCGCGCCGAACAACCACATCACGGGCGCGACGATCATGGGCGCGGATGCACGCGACTCGGTCGTCGACAAGGACTGCCGCACGTTCGACCATCCGAACCTGTTCATCTCGAGCAGCTCGACGATGCCGACCGTCGGTACGGTGAACGTGACGCTGACGATCGCGGCGCTTGCGCTGCGGATGTCGGACACGCTGAAGAAGGAAGTCTGACCGTGCGGAAATCTACTCTCACCTTCCTCCTCGCCGGCTGCCTCGCGCTGCCGGGTCTCGTACGCGCGGCCGATGCGGCCGATCCGGCGCTGGTCAAGCGCGGCGAATATCTCGCGGTCGCGGGCGACTGCATGGCGTGCCACACCGCGAAGGGCGGCAAGCCGTTCGCGGGCGGTCTCGGCATGCCGGTCCCGATGCTCGGCAAGATCTACACGAGCAACATCACGCCCGATCCCGAGACGGGCATCGGCAACTGGTCCGCCGAGGACTTCGAACGCGCGGTGCGCCACGGGGTGTCGAAGAACGGCGACAACCTGTATCCGGCGATGCCATATGTGTCGTACGCGAAGATCAACGACGACGACGTGCAGGCGCTGTACGCGTACTTCATGCACGGCGTCGAGCCGGTCAAGCAGGCGCCGCCGAAGAACGAGATCCCCGCGCTGCTGAGCATGCGCTGGCCGCTGAAGATCTGGAACTGGCTGTTCCTGAAGGATGGGGTCTACCAGCCGAAGCCGGCGCAGAGCGCCGAGTGGAACCGCGGCGCGTATCTCGTGCAGGGCCTTGCGCACTGCAGCACGTGCCACACGCCGCGCGGCATCGCGATGCAGGAGAAGTCGCTCGACGAAACGGGCGGCAGCTTCCTGTCGGGCTCCGTGCTCGCGGGCTGGGACGGCTACAACATCACGTCCGACGCCAATGCGGGGATCGGCGGGTGGACGCAGCAGCAGCTCGTCCAGTACCTGCGCACCGGCAGCGTGCCGGGCCTCGCGCAGGCGGCCGGCCCGATGGCCGAGGCGATCGAGCACAGCTTCTCGAAGATGACGGAAGCCGACATCGGCGCGATCTCGACGTACATTCGCACGGTGCCGGCCGTCGCCAGCGGCGATGCGAAGCAGTCGCGCGCGTCGTGGGGCAAGCCGGCCGAGGACGGCCTGACGCTGCGCGGCGTCGCGCTCGCGTCGTCGGGCATCGATCCGGCCCGGCTCTATCTCGGCAACTGCGCGACCTGTCACCAGATGCAGGGCAAGGGCACGCCGGACGGCTATTACCCGCCGCTGTTCCACAACTCGACGGTCGGCGCATCGAATCCGACCAACCTCGTGCAGGTGATCCTGAACGGCGTGCAGCGCAAGGCCGGCAGCGAGGACGTCGGGATGCCGGCGTTCCGCCACGAGCTGTCGGATGCGCAGATCGCCGCGCTGACCAACTACCTGACCGGGCAGTTCGGCAATCCGGCCGCGAAGGTGACCGAGCAGGACGTCGCGAAGCTGCGTTGAGGCGGCGCGCGACGAAGCAGGGCGATAACTGACAAGAGGAGGAGCACAGCACATCGGGTCGTTGCCCGATGCCGGTTGTTGCAGAGCGGGGCGGGCGGCGCAGGCGGCCGCCCGTCCTGGTTCATTCGCAATCCGGTGCGCCGGGCGTGTTTTCGCCGTGCGCATCGCTTTCGTTGATCGACACCATGACACCGAATCAACCGTTTCTCGCGTCCCAGCGCGATGTGCTGCTGCTGCTTGCCCGGATCCTGCTCGTGATCCTGTTCGTCATGTTCGGCTGGAAGAAGATCGTCGACTTCCCCGGGACCATCGCGTTCATGGGTTCCGAAGGCGCGCCCGCGCCGATCATCTCCGCCGCGATTTCCGTCGTGATGGAGCTGTTCGTCGGGATCGCGATCCTGGTCGGTTTCCAGACGCGGGCGCTCGCGCTGCTGCTGGCGCTCTATACGATCGGCACCGGCATCATCGGTCACCACTACTGGACGATGACGGGCGGCGAGCAGATCAACAACATGATTCATTTCTACAAGAACATCGCGATCGCCGGCGGCCTGCTCGCGCTTTGCGCGGCGGGCCCCGGTCGTTTTTCGATCGATCGCGGATAAACGGACCCGGGGCGCGCGCATGGGGCACGCGCTGGAAGGTCGAGACTCCGAGGGGGCATCATTTTGCGACTCAAACATTTCGCATGGCTGATCGCGGCTGCCACACCGGCGGCCGCTTTCGCACAGACGAGCGTGACGCTGTACGGCCGCGTCGACGGCGGCATCGAATACCTGAACCACATCGCGAAGCCGAATGGCGGCAGCGGGACCCGCTGGAGCGCGGAAAGCGGCGACTGGGGCACCAGCATGTTCGGGCTGAAGGGCATCGAGGATCTCGGCGGCGGGCTGTCGACGGTCTTCAACCTCGAAACCGCGTTCCAGGTGATGAACGGCCAGACCGGCGGCGGCCGCATGTGGTCGCGGCGCGCGTACGTCGGGCTGAAGAGCAACACGTGGGGCCAGCTGCAGGCCGGCCGCAACCTGTTCATCGACAGCGACGGCGTGTGGGAATTCGACCCGTTCGTGCAGCAGGCGTTTTCGTCGGCCTCGCTCGTGCGCGGCCGCAACTGGCAGCAGACCAGCAACAACATCGAATATCACAGCCCGGTGATCGGCGGCTTCGACGTGCAGGCGCAATACGCGTTCGGCAACCAGTCGCGCGGCTTCAACTACGGTGCGGCCGACGATTTCGGCCGCTCGGACGGGATCATGATCTCGTACCACTCGCCGTTGCTCGACGTGCGCGGCATCTACGACGAACTGCGCGACAACAACGGCAAGTTCAGCAACATCTTCACCGCGTCGCGCGAGTATTTCGTCGGTGCGAACGTGAAGGTGTCGAAGTTCAAGATCCAGGGCGCGTATACGCATTACCAGGCGCCGGACAGCCCGGCCGGTGTCGCCGATCGGGCCGATCACTACTGGCTCGGTGCGACTTACACCGCGACGCCGCAGTGGGCGGTGACGGGTGGCGGGTACTACGTGAAGGTGGGCGACGGCGGCGGCGATGCGTCACACGATCCGTCGGGGCACGCGATGATGTACGTGTTAGGGACCACGTACAACCTGTCGAAGCGCACGTTCCTGTATGGGACGGTTGCGTATGTTCGAAATGGCGGGAATTCGAATTTCTCGCTGCTCGCGACGCCGCGTGATGCGACGTCTGGGACGAGTCCGATGACGGGTGAGTCGCAGACGGGGGCGTATGTGGGGATGATGCATACGTTCTGAGCAGGCGGTTACGCGACCGGTACGCAATGCACGGGCGGTGGCTGCCCGTGCGTTGTTGTGTTTAGAGTGTGTGAACGGTGTCGATCAGAACGCGCACGCGTCGGTCGTGGTGAGCGTCGCGAACGGCCCACCAAGCGTCGTGTTGTGATGCGCGACGATCCGCTCGGCCGGCAGCTCCGGCGTGTCCATGCAGGTGTGCGCATCGGTCACGAGCACCGCACGAAAGCCGTGATCGGCGGCCGCACGGCAGGCCGTATCGACGCAGTACTGGGTCTTCATTCCCGCGATGACGATCTCGCCGATGCCGGCTTCGCGCAGCCATTCGGCGAGCCGCGTACCGGCGAAGCTGCTCGAGTGCGCCTTGTCGAACACGATGTCACGCTTCATATCGATCGCGAGTTCCGGCACCAGCGCGGTCAGCGGGGAACCGGGCGCAATCGGCGAACCGACAGGCCCGGTGTGGCGCACGGCGAACACCGGTGCATCGGCTTCATGCGCGCGACCGATCAACCGGTTGATGTTCGCGAGCACGCGTTCGCCGTCGTACGGACGCTCGGGGCCATGAAACAGGCCGACCTGCATGTCGATGACGAGCAGTGCGCGTTT
Coding sequences within:
- a CDS encoding sugar dehydrogenase complex small subunit codes for the protein MHNDNTPHSRRSGDAAVTGITRRQWLQGALALTAAGLTGSLALRALADDPGTAPLDTFMTLSEAVTGKKGLSRVLGQRFLQALQKGSFKTADSLPQLAGALASGSLNPDQEALALKILEAWYLGIVDNVVITYEEALMFSVVSDTLVIPSYCPNKPGFWAEKPIERQA
- a CDS encoding GMC family oxidoreductase: MADTDTQKADVVVVGSGVAGAIVAHQLAMAGKSVILLEAGPRMPRWEIVERFRNQVDKTDFMAPYPSSAWAPHPEYGPPNDYLILKGEHKFNSQYIRAVGGTTWHWAASAWRFIPNDFKMKTVYGVGRDWPIQYDDIEHYYQRAEEELGVWGPGPEEDLYSPRKQPYPMPPLPLSFNEHTIKSALNGYDPKFHVVTEPVARNSRPYDGRPTCCGNNNCMPICPIGAMYNGIVHVEKAEQAGAKLIDSAVVYKLETGPDKRITAAVYKDKTGADHRVEGKYFVIAANGIETPKILLMSANRDFPNGVANSSDMVGRNLMDHPGTGVSFYANEKLWPGRGPQEMTSLIGFRDGPFRATEAAKKIHLSNMSRINQETQKIFKAGKLMKPEELDAQIRDRSARYVQFDCFHEILPQPENRIVPSKTATDAVGIPRPEITYAIDDYVKRGAVHTREVYATAAKVLGGTEVVFNDEFAPNNHITGATIMGADARDSVVDKDCRTFDHPNLFISSSSTMPTVGTVNVTLTIAALALRMSDTLKKEV
- a CDS encoding cytochrome c, yielding MRKSTLTFLLAGCLALPGLVRAADAADPALVKRGEYLAVAGDCMACHTAKGGKPFAGGLGMPVPMLGKIYTSNITPDPETGIGNWSAEDFERAVRHGVSKNGDNLYPAMPYVSYAKINDDDVQALYAYFMHGVEPVKQAPPKNEIPALLSMRWPLKIWNWLFLKDGVYQPKPAQSAEWNRGAYLVQGLAHCSTCHTPRGIAMQEKSLDETGGSFLSGSVLAGWDGYNITSDANAGIGGWTQQQLVQYLRTGSVPGLAQAAGPMAEAIEHSFSKMTEADIGAISTYIRTVPAVASGDAKQSRASWGKPAEDGLTLRGVALASSGIDPARLYLGNCATCHQMQGKGTPDGYYPPLFHNSTVGASNPTNLVQVILNGVQRKAGSEDVGMPAFRHELSDAQIAALTNYLTGQFGNPAAKVTEQDVAKLR
- a CDS encoding DoxX family protein yields the protein MTPNQPFLASQRDVLLLLARILLVILFVMFGWKKIVDFPGTIAFMGSEGAPAPIISAAISVVMELFVGIAILVGFQTRALALLLALYTIGTGIIGHHYWTMTGGEQINNMIHFYKNIAIAGGLLALCAAGPGRFSIDRG
- a CDS encoding porin, giving the protein MRLKHFAWLIAAATPAAAFAQTSVTLYGRVDGGIEYLNHIAKPNGGSGTRWSAESGDWGTSMFGLKGIEDLGGGLSTVFNLETAFQVMNGQTGGGRMWSRRAYVGLKSNTWGQLQAGRNLFIDSDGVWEFDPFVQQAFSSASLVRGRNWQQTSNNIEYHSPVIGGFDVQAQYAFGNQSRGFNYGAADDFGRSDGIMISYHSPLLDVRGIYDELRDNNGKFSNIFTASREYFVGANVKVSKFKIQGAYTHYQAPDSPAGVADRADHYWLGATYTATPQWAVTGGGYYVKVGDGGGDASHDPSGHAMMYVLGTTYNLSKRTFLYGTVAYVRNGGNSNFSLLATPRDATSGTSPMTGESQTGAYVGMMHTF
- a CDS encoding cysteine hydrolase family protein; amino-acid sequence: MPEVCSPKRALLVIDMQVGLFHGPERPYDGERVLANINRLIGRAHEADAPVFAVRHTGPVGSPIAPGSPLTALVPELAIDMKRDIVFDKAHSSSFAGTRLAEWLREAGIGEIVIAGMKTQYCVDTACRAAADHGFRAVLVTDAHTCMDTPELPAERIVAHHNTTLGGPFATLTTTDACAF